ACTAAGTGAGAGAAGATTTGTTGACGCTTCTGGAATACTGGATACTAACGGTCGTTTTCTTGAAATACCAATTTACCCAACTAAAACAGACCATCTCTGGACAATAGTAATTCCTAGAGAACTAGCTGAGAAGTCAGTTGTCAATCAAGGAAAACTAATGAATAGCATGAGTAAATGTAAGTAAATACTAGTTAAATTTTGCAGTTACTTGAAGCAACAGATACTATCCAGCTATTTAATCCCCTACGCCTGATGGGAGAAGGTCAAACTCCGGCAGGATTTTCAGTTTTTTCATGGATTAGGTATTGTTTATCTGCATTACCTACCTTATATCTTGCTTGGTAAAAATCTTTTCGCCTCAGAAAACGCTCCAGTTTCGGCTTTATCTTGAACCTAACAGTAAACCAATGCTGACATTGGATGTGGCATCGTTACTTCCTGGGGTAAACTGTTAAAATCACCAACTTGCGCTATCGTATTCTCCAAGTGCCAGAAGTAAATATACGTGCATTAATGGATGTTGAGGCTGAATGAAGCAGGCATATGATGCGATCGTGATTGGCGGTGGTTTCTTCGGATGCAAGCTGTCTTTGTATCTGAAGCAATACCTGCGTCGCATTTTGATTGTAGAGAAAGAAGTTGACCTGCTGCAACGTGCTTCTTATGTCAATCAGGCAAGAGTCCACAATGGCTATCACTACCCACGCAGTATCCTTACGGGATTACGCTCCAAAGTCAATTTCCCTAAATTTATTAATGAATATCAGGATTGTGTTGATAGTAGCTTTGATAAATACTATGCGATCGGCAAAATCCTCTCTAAAGTGACTGCCAATCAGTTTAAACTGTTTTGTCAGCGCATAGATGTACCCATTGAACCAGCTCCTCAAGCAGTAAAAAAATTATTTAACTATACCATAATTGAGGAAGTATTTCGCACTCAAGAGTATGCGTTTGATGCTGTAAAACTAAAAAACCGAGTATTAAACGAGCTAGAAGCAGCATCTGTTGAAATTCAATTAAATTCCCAGGTTGTAAAAGTAAAAGATCTTGACAACTTGGGAATGGAAATTTTTATTAAATCTGAAAATAATTGTGATAGTGTTACTGCAAAATACGTTTTTAACTGTACTTACTCAGGAATTAATCAAATTCTTCGAGCTTCTGACTTGCCAATTATTCCACTCAAGCATGAATTAGCAGAAATGGCATTGGTGGCAGTACCTGAACCTTTGAAGCATTTGGGTATTACCGTTATGTGCGGTCCTTTCTTCTCGATTATGCCTTTTCCCTCACGCGGATTACATACACTGAGTCATGTACGCTACACTCCCCACTGTTACTGGCAAGATAGTGAAGATTTTTGTGTAGATTTTGGGATTAGCCCTAGTAAAATACCACGTAAGACTAACTATCTCCAGATGGTTAGAGATGCAGAGCGATATATGCCAATTCTTAAAGAATGTCGTCATGTAGACTCCATCTGGGAAGTCAAAACAGTTCTCCCTCAAAGCGAGGTAGATGATAGTAGACCAATCTTGTTTAAAAAAGACCAGGGAATCAAAAACTTGACTTGTATTTTGGGCGGGAAGATTGATAATGTTTACGATATTCCTGATGAGCTCCAGTTCTTAAATAGCAAAGAGAGTTTAAGATAATGGCTAATTCTGATTGCTTTGTTTCAGTCATAGCACCACTATCTAATGCTTCACGGATAGTTGAAGCATTTGTAGCTGAAGTAATGCAAGTGTTGCGAAGTAATTATGCCAACTATGAACTTGTACTAGTTAACGATGGCTCAGAGGATGACACGTTAGATAAAGTAGCCGCAATTTTAAAAAGATATGAGTGTATCAGGCTAGTAAGCCTTTCCAGGAGTTTTGGGGCTGATGTAGCCATTTCCTCAGGACTGGATTCAGTCATCGGCGACTATGTAGTAGTTATGTTACCAGAATCCGATCCACCGGAGTTAATTCCTGGATTGGTTCAACAAGCTCAAAATGGTAAAGATATCTTACTGGGAATCAGGAAAAACCGCAATGATGAACCGATTTGGTTAAGAACTGGTGCTAGTGTATTTTATTGGCTCTGTAGAAGGTTACTAAAAATACCACTAATCAAAAATGCTACTCAGTTCCGAGTATTAAGTAGACAAGTCGTCAATGCAATTGTGCAAATTGAAGATAAACATCGCTACCTACGTCTACTCAGCTCTTATGTAGGCTACAGAAGCCAGACTTTCACCTATGAAGCAATCAAAAGAGCTAGAAAACCCAAACCAAAAAGTTTCTTTGAGTTAATTGACCTAGCTTTACAGATTATCGTTGCCAACTCATCGCACCCACTGCGGTTTGCTAGTTACTTGGGTCTTGCAGCCAGTGTAGTGAACTTATTATATATCGGTTACATTATCTTGGTTTACTTGCTGAAAAACGATGTAGCAGAAGGATGGGTGACATTATCTTTCCAGCACGCTGTCATGTTTTTGTTTATTTTTATTGTCTTGACTATTTTATGCGAATATGTATGCTCAATGTTGGAGCGATTGAAAGGATGGCCAGCGTATTATGTAGCTGAGGAAAAAAATAGTTCTGTGTTAATTGCAGACCAAAAACGTCGTAACATTGTCAAAAATTCAAAAAATGTTCAAGTTTAAGTGAGACAACTTTTAAATGGACTCAAGTAATTGGGAAGTTCCAAAGTATAGCGTAACTGAGGTTTCCCCTAAACGGAGTAAGTATTGTGTCTGTATCCCTGTAATCAACGAAGGATTAAAAATCCAGGCACAACTTGAGCGGATGAAATATTTAGCTCAGAATATTGACATTATCATCGCTGATGGTGGTAGCACTGATAATTCCTTAACTCTAGATGTTTTAGCTAATGCTGGTGTAAGAGTATTACTAACTAAGCAAGACTATGGCAAATTGAGCGCTCAGTTAAGGATGGCTTTTGCCTACGCTCTACAACAGGGTTACGAGGGGATTATTACAATTGATGGCAATAATAAAGATGATCCAAATGCTATTCCCGCTTTTATTGCCGCTCTAGATGATGGTTTTGACCACATCCAAGGCTCAAGATTTATTAGAGGTGGAAAAGCTATTAATACACCTTGGGCTAGATTAATTGGGATTAAATTAATTCATGCACCGCTAATTAGCTTAGCAGCAGGCTGCCGTTATACTGACACAACAAACGGATTTCGTGCTTATAGCCGCAGGTTATTACTAGACTCACGGGTGGCACCATTTAGAAAAGTCTTTTCAGCCTATGAGTTGCATTACTATTTGGCAATCCGTTCTGCGCGTTTAGGCTACCGAATTAAAGAACTACCAGTCACTCGCAAATACCCTGCCAAAGGACCAATCCCAACTAAAATTAGTCCGCTGAAAGGTAACTCGCTGGTAATGTTGACGCTGTTCAAGGCATGTTTGCATAAGTTTGACCCCCCGCAGGAAAAACGTATTAGATAGAGGAGTGTCAATGAGCAAGGCTTTAATTGGCTACACAGGATTCGTCGGTAGTAATCTGGCGTGTCAGAGTAAGTTTAACAGCTTTTATAACTCTAAGAACATTGAATCAATCATTGGACAAGAATTCGATTTAATAGTCTGTGCTGGCGCACCAGCAGTTAAATGGTTGGCGAATAAAGAGCCTGTAAAAGATTTAGAAAGCATAGACCGTCTCAGTAAATGTTTAGGTCAAGCATCAGCCAAGAAAGTAATACTTATATCCACAGTAGATGTTTATCCATCGCCTGTGGCAGTAAATGAAGACACTGAGATTGATACAGCAGATTTACATTCATACGGTAAGCATCGGTTGCAATTAGAAAACTTTGTCAAAGAGCGGTTTGATACATTAATCGTCCGCTTACCAGGTTTATTTGGCGATGGACTGAAAAAAAATATTATCTATGATTTGTTACACAAAAACTGTGTAGATCAAATACATAAAAATAGTAAATTCCAATTTTATTATCTTGCTTATTTGTGGCAAGATATTCAAACATCGCTACAACATAATTTGCAGTTAGTTAATTTGGCAACAGAACCAACATCTGTTTGGGAAGTGGCAGATGCGGGATTTGGCTTGCAGTTTATTAATGAACCTCAGTCTCATCCAGCTAGCTACGATATGAGAAGCAAGTATAGTAAGCTGTTTAACAGCAAGCAAAATTTGTATATGTACGATAAGCAGCAAGTGCTGTTAGATATAAAGGATTTTGTAGACAAGCAAAAAGAAGCAGTGAAAAACCGATAACGCTATGAAAATTGCAATCTCTAATATTGCGTGGGAAAGCCACGAAGAAGAAGCTGTTGCTGAAGTCATGCAGGATTTGGGTATCCAGGGGGTAGAGATTGCACCAACAAAAATTTGGCGATCGCCCTTATCTACAGATAGTTCTGAAATTTCGTCCTATAGAAAGTTTTGGGAAAGCCGAGGGATTCAAATTGTGGCTATGCAATCTCTGCTTTTCGGTAAACCGGAACTGACAATTTTTCAGAACCCTGAGAATCGGCAAGCAACATTTGACTACTTGTCAAAAATTATTCAACTAGGTAGTCAGCTAGGTGCTAAGGTTCTCGTGTTTGGTTCTCCCAAGAATAGACGGATAGAAAACTTAGAACTCAAGGCAGCTGAAGAGATAGCAATATCCTTTTTTCATGATCTAGGACAGGTAGCAGCTAAAAACAGTGTGATATTTTGTATTGAGCCTAATCCCATTGCTTACGGTTGCAACTTTGTGACAAATTTTCAGCAAGGATTAGATCTAGTCAACCAAGTAAACAGCAGTGGATTCGGTCTACATTTGGATGCAGCAGCCATGACTTTAAGTGAAGAGAATATTGAAACGGCTGTAGAGCAGTCAATTGCTAAGGTATGTCATTTCCACATTAGTGAACCTTACCTAGCACCAGTTGGTACAGGTACCGTAGATCATCAGCTGTGTGCCCAAACACTGAACAAGCAAAATTATCAAGGTTGGAAGTCAATTGAGATGAAAGCGCAAAGCCAAGACTCAAATATTGCTAATGTTACTAAAGGTCTAAAAACCGCAGTTGAGTATTATGGCTAACAGTGCTGAGTTTAGAGAAGATGGCGTTAGTGAAGCATGAAGAAGCAGATAGCTTATAAACCCGTACTGTTAATCTTTATTCTCTTTGTTGTTAGCGTCTTTGTAAGGCTTCCGAATATTCTTGATCGACCGCTTGCAAATCACAACGAAGATGCTACATCACATGTTTTAGTCACTTTAAAATCTTTTGAAGAACATTCAATATCTGACCAT
This window of the Chroococcidiopsis sp. CCMEE 29 genome carries:
- a CDS encoding FAD-dependent oxidoreductase is translated as MKQAYDAIVIGGGFFGCKLSLYLKQYLRRILIVEKEVDLLQRASYVNQARVHNGYHYPRSILTGLRSKVNFPKFINEYQDCVDSSFDKYYAIGKILSKVTANQFKLFCQRIDVPIEPAPQAVKKLFNYTIIEEVFRTQEYAFDAVKLKNRVLNELEAASVEIQLNSQVVKVKDLDNLGMEIFIKSENNCDSVTAKYVFNCTYSGINQILRASDLPIIPLKHELAEMALVAVPEPLKHLGITVMCGPFFSIMPFPSRGLHTLSHVRYTPHCYWQDSEDFCVDFGISPSKIPRKTNYLQMVRDAERYMPILKECRHVDSIWEVKTVLPQSEVDDSRPILFKKDQGIKNLTCILGGKIDNVYDIPDELQFLNSKESLR
- a CDS encoding glycosyltransferase family 2 protein yields the protein MANSDCFVSVIAPLSNASRIVEAFVAEVMQVLRSNYANYELVLVNDGSEDDTLDKVAAILKRYECIRLVSLSRSFGADVAISSGLDSVIGDYVVVMLPESDPPELIPGLVQQAQNGKDILLGIRKNRNDEPIWLRTGASVFYWLCRRLLKIPLIKNATQFRVLSRQVVNAIVQIEDKHRYLRLLSSYVGYRSQTFTYEAIKRARKPKPKSFFELIDLALQIIVANSSHPLRFASYLGLAASVVNLLYIGYIILVYLLKNDVAEGWVTLSFQHAVMFLFIFIVLTILCEYVCSMLERLKGWPAYYVAEEKNSSVLIADQKRRNIVKNSKNVQV
- a CDS encoding glycosyltransferase family 2 protein; its protein translation is MDSSNWEVPKYSVTEVSPKRSKYCVCIPVINEGLKIQAQLERMKYLAQNIDIIIADGGSTDNSLTLDVLANAGVRVLLTKQDYGKLSAQLRMAFAYALQQGYEGIITIDGNNKDDPNAIPAFIAALDDGFDHIQGSRFIRGGKAINTPWARLIGIKLIHAPLISLAAGCRYTDTTNGFRAYSRRLLLDSRVAPFRKVFSAYELHYYLAIRSARLGYRIKELPVTRKYPAKGPIPTKISPLKGNSLVMLTLFKACLHKFDPPQEKRIR
- a CDS encoding sugar phosphate isomerase/epimerase family protein, with protein sequence MKIAISNIAWESHEEEAVAEVMQDLGIQGVEIAPTKIWRSPLSTDSSEISSYRKFWESRGIQIVAMQSLLFGKPELTIFQNPENRQATFDYLSKIIQLGSQLGAKVLVFGSPKNRRIENLELKAAEEIAISFFHDLGQVAAKNSVIFCIEPNPIAYGCNFVTNFQQGLDLVNQVNSSGFGLHLDAAAMTLSEENIETAVEQSIAKVCHFHISEPYLAPVGTGTVDHQLCAQTLNKQNYQGWKSIEMKAQSQDSNIANVTKGLKTAVEYYG